The Crocosphaera subtropica ATCC 51142 genome includes a window with the following:
- a CDS encoding phycobilisome linker polypeptide — protein sequence MLGQSALVGSASNPSASRVFVYEVTGLRQNDTNDKNSYPVRRSGSVFIKVPYSRMNEEMQRITRMGGTIVNITPATES from the coding sequence ATGTTAGGTCAATCAGCATTAGTGGGATCAGCCAGTAACCCGTCTGCCAGTCGTGTCTTCGTTTATGAAGTGACTGGTCTTCGTCAGAATGACACCAACGATAAAAATAGTTATCCTGTGCGTCGCAGTGGTAGCGTTTTTATCAAAGTGCCTTACAGTCGTATGAACGAAGAAATGCAACGCATTACCCGTATGGGTGGTACCATCGTCAATATTACCCCTGCAACTGAATCATAA
- a CDS encoding HEAT repeat domain-containing protein: MVDYSEDNKAMGSSTGQGSADDPAYTIEQALSNLQQTDDPSARYYAAWWIGRFRVNEPTAIEALLTALEDESDRSPDGGYPLRRNAAKALGKLGDVSVVPALIHALNCSDYYVRESSAQSLEMLGDERAIPGLIRLLDGGVEAAQQVEGKPHLSEPYEAILEALGTLQAKNAVSLIEPFVNHFVPKVQFAAARALYQLTENPIYGERLVKALQETTLQVRRSALMDLGAIGYLGAVDAIANTLAENSLKLISLKGILEHHLTQQPIKQELDDDLVHLMNVMDSLL; the protein is encoded by the coding sequence ATGGTGGATTATTCCGAAGATAACAAGGCTATGGGATCGTCGACAGGTCAAGGATCTGCCGATGACCCCGCCTATACCATTGAACAAGCGTTATCCAATTTGCAACAAACCGATGACCCCAGTGCGCGGTATTATGCAGCTTGGTGGATCGGGCGGTTTCGAGTCAATGAACCGACGGCCATTGAAGCATTGTTAACAGCATTAGAAGATGAAAGCGATCGCTCTCCCGATGGGGGTTATCCTTTACGACGTAACGCAGCTAAGGCGTTAGGAAAACTAGGGGATGTTTCGGTGGTACCAGCGTTAATCCATGCCTTAAATTGTAGTGATTATTATGTCAGAGAATCGTCCGCCCAGTCTTTGGAAATGTTAGGGGATGAGCGAGCCATTCCAGGGTTGATTCGTTTGTTAGATGGAGGGGTAGAGGCAGCCCAACAGGTAGAAGGAAAACCCCATCTTAGCGAACCTTACGAAGCGATTTTAGAAGCCTTAGGGACGTTACAGGCAAAAAACGCCGTTAGTTTAATTGAACCGTTTGTAAACCATTTTGTGCCAAAGGTGCAATTTGCAGCAGCAAGAGCATTATATCAATTGACTGAGAATCCTATCTACGGGGAAAGATTAGTTAAAGCATTACAAGAAACAACATTACAGGTGCGTCGATCGGCTTTAATGGATTTAGGAGCGATTGGTTATTTAGGAGCAGTGGATGCGATCGCTAACACCTTAGCAGAAAATAGTTTAAAATTAATTTCTCTCAAGGGCATTTTAGAACATCATTTAACTCAGCAACCAATAAAACAAGAATTAGATGATGATCTAGTTCATTTGATGAATGTAATGGATTCATTACTCTAA
- a CDS encoding phycobilisome linker polypeptide has product MPVTTAASRLGTSAFEETSPVELRPDWRKEDAQGVIRAVYRQIFGNDYIMKSQRLISAESLLCNGSISVREFVRSVAKSELYKEKFFYNNFQTRTIELNYKHLLGRAPYDESEFAYHLDLYQTQGFDADIDSYIDSGEYQENFGENIVPYYRGFNNQVGQKTVGFTRMFRLYRGYANSDRAQLEGNTVRLATELGQNGSSAVVGPSGANDGWAYRPSKDGATPNQQVFGGTLAFGNEDNRTYRVEISGIGARGAKNYPSVRRSSRALIVPYKELSATLQRISRSGGKVASITPAD; this is encoded by the coding sequence ATGCCAGTGACAACAGCAGCTTCTCGTCTCGGGACATCCGCTTTTGAGGAAACCTCTCCGGTAGAACTCCGTCCCGACTGGAGAAAAGAAGATGCCCAAGGGGTGATTCGTGCAGTCTATCGCCAAATTTTTGGCAACGACTACATCATGAAGTCCCAACGTCTAATCAGTGCAGAATCATTGCTCTGTAATGGTTCGATTAGTGTCAGAGAGTTTGTGCGTTCTGTAGCCAAATCAGAACTGTATAAAGAAAAATTCTTCTATAACAATTTCCAAACTCGCACCATCGAACTTAATTATAAGCATCTCTTAGGACGCGCTCCCTATGACGAGTCTGAGTTTGCTTATCACCTCGATTTATATCAAACTCAAGGATTTGATGCTGATATCGATTCTTACATCGACTCAGGGGAATATCAAGAGAACTTTGGGGAAAATATCGTTCCTTATTATCGGGGATTTAATAACCAAGTCGGACAAAAAACCGTTGGTTTTACGCGGATGTTCCGTCTCTATCGCGGTTATGCCAATAGCGATCGCGCTCAATTAGAAGGTAACACCGTTCGTTTAGCTACCGAATTAGGGCAAAATGGTTCCTCTGCTGTCGTTGGACCTTCTGGTGCTAACGACGGTTGGGCTTATCGTCCTTCTAAAGACGGTGCGACCCCCAATCAACAAGTATTTGGTGGAACCCTCGCCTTTGGGAATGAGGACAACAGAACCTATCGAGTTGAAATTTCTGGTATCGGCGCAAGGGGAGCGAAAAACTATCCCAGTGTTCGTCGTAGTAGCCGTGCGTTGATTGTTCCTTACAAAGAATTATCAGCAACCCTACAACGCATTAGCCGTTCTGGAGGAAAAGTAGCGAGTATTACTCCTGCTGACTAG